Proteins co-encoded in one Erinaceus europaeus chromosome 2, mEriEur2.1, whole genome shotgun sequence genomic window:
- the DMPK gene encoding myotonin-protein kinase isoform X4, whose amino-acid sequence MSAEVRLQRLQQLVLDPGFLGLEPLLDLLLGVHQELGTSELAQDKYVADFLKWVEPIAARLKEARLRRDDFEILKVIGRGAFSEVAVVKMKQTGQVFAMKIMNKWDMLKRGEVSCFREERDVLVNGDRRWITQLHFAFQDENYLYLVMEYYVGGDLLTLLSKFGERIPAEMARFYLAEIVMAIDSVHQLGYVHRDIKPDNILLDRCGHIRLADFGSCLKLRADGTVRSLVAVGTPDYLSPEILQAVGGGPGAGSYGPECDWWALGVFAYEMFYGQTPFYADSTAETYGKIVHYKEHLSLPLTDAGVPEEARDLIQRLLCPPETRLGRDGAADFRKHPFFFGLNWDSLRDSVPPFTPDFEGATDTCNFDLVEDGLTAMETLSDMQEGMPLGVHLPFVGYSYSCMALRDDKVHSPMPMELEAQALPGPLPEPPTQAPCLEPLASRREETAEVAVPEATREAEVTLRELREALEEEVFTRQSLSQELEAIRTANQNFVSRLREAEARNRDLEAHVRQLQERVELLQAEEAAGESRGRGRAGGRGGRTPGAGEGPGLGHAAPPPSCAPPHALRLFLLLPAATGAPAPRATDAPSHLDGPPAVALGQCPLVGPGPLHRRHLLLPARVPKPGLPEARPLLLFTAALAGAAALGCAGLVACARQLNPAWRHSGAASAS is encoded by the exons ATGTCAGCCGAGGTGCGGCTTCAGCGGCTCCAGCAGCTGGTCCTGGACCCCGGCTTCCTGGGGCTGGAGCCCCTGCTCGACCTTCTCCTGGGCGTCCACCAGGAGCTGGGCACCTCCGAGCTGGCCCAGGACAAGTATGTGGCCGACTTCTTGAAGTGGG TGGAGCCCATCGCGGCGAGGCTTAAGGAGGCCCGGCTGCGGAGGGATGACTTTGAGATCCTGAAGGTGATCGGACGCGGGGCGTTCAGCGAG GTTGCCGTGGTGAAAATGAAGCAGACGGGGCAGGTGTTTGCCATGAAGATTATGAATAAGTGGGACATGCTGAAGAGGGGCGAG GTGTCGTGCTTTCGAGAAGAGAGGGACGTGTTGGTGAATGGGGACCGGCGCTGGATCACACAGCTACACTTCGCCTTCCAGGACGAGAACTACCTG TACCTGGTGATGGAGTACTACGTGGGCGGGGACCTGCTGACACTGCTGAGCAAGTTCGGGGAGCGGATCCCGGCGGAGATGGCCCGCTTCTACCTGGCAGAGATCGTCATGGCCATAGACTCGGTGCACCAGCTGGGCTATGTGCACAG GGACATCAAGCCAGACAACATCCTCCTGGACCGCTGCGGCCACATTCGCTTGGCTGACTTCGGGTCCTGCCTCAAGTTGCGCGCTGATGGGACG GTGAGATCGCTGGTGGCTGTGGGCACCCCGGACTACCTGTCCCCCGAGATCCTGCAGGCCGTGGGCGGCGGGCCCGGGGCGGGCAGCTACGGGCCGGAGTGTGACTGGTGGGCGCTGGGCGTGTTCGCCTACGAGATGTTCTACGGACAGACGCCCTTCTACGCCGACTCCACCGCGGAGACCTACGGCAAGATCGTGCACTACAAG GAGCACCTGTCGCTGCCACTGACGGACGCGGGTGTCCCCGAGGAGGCTCGCGACCTCATCCAGCGGCTCCTGTGTCCCCCGGAGACGCGGCTGGGCCGGGATGGGGCGGCCGACTTCCGGAAGCACCCCTTTTTCTTTGGCCTTAACTGGGACAGCCTCCGGGACAGCGTGCCCCCCTTCACACCCGATTTCGAGGGGGCCACCGACACATGCAACTTTGATTTGGTGGAGGACGGGCTCACTGCCATG GAGACGCTGTCGGATATGCAGGAAGGCATGCCTCTGGGCGTCCACCTGCCCTTCGTGGGCTACTCCTACTCCTGCATGGCCCTCAG ggACGACAAGGTCCACAGCCCCATGCCCATGGAACTGGAGGCCCAGGCCTTGCCAGGGCCCTTGCCTGAGCCACCCACGCAGGCACCCTGCCTGGAGCCCCTGGCATCCCGCCGGGAGGAGACA GCTGAAGTGGCAGTGCCGGAGGCCACACGGGAGGCGGAGGTGACACTGCGGGAGCTCCGGGAGGCCCTGGAGGAGGAGGTGTTTACCCGGCAGAGCCTGAGCCAGGAGCTGGAGGCCATCCGCACTGCCAACCAGAACTTCGTCAG CCGGCTGCGGGAGGCCGAGGCCCGGAACCGGGACCTGGAGGCGCACGTCCGACAGCTGCAGGAGCGCGTGGAGCTGCTGCAGGCCGAGGAGGCGGCAGGCGAGTCCCGCGGCCGCGGGCGGGCGGGAGGCCGCGGCGGGCGGACACCGGGGGCGGGCGAGGGGCCCGGGCTGGGGCACGCCGCGCCACCGCCCTCCTGCGCCCCTCCACACGCCCTAcgcctctttcttctccttccagcCGCCACGGGGGCCCCTGCACCCCGGGCCACGGATGCACCTTCCCAT ctaGATGGCCCCCCGGCCGTGGCTCTGGGCCAGTGCCCGCTGGTGGGGCCAGGCCCCCTGCACCGCCGCCACCTGCTGCTCCCTGCCAGG GTCCCTAAGCCTGGCTTACCGGAGGCGCGTCCCCTGCTCCTGTTCACCGCTGCTCTGGCTGGTGCCGCCGCCCTGGGCTGCGCTGGGCTGGTGGCCTGCGCCCGCCAGCTCAACCCGGCCTGGCGCCACTCGGGAGCCGCCTCCGCCTCCTGA
- the DMPK gene encoding myotonin-protein kinase isoform X1 → MSAEVRLQRLQQLVLDPGFLGLEPLLDLLLGVHQELGTSELAQDKYVADFLKWVEPIAARLKEARLRRDDFEILKVIGRGAFSEVAVVKMKQTGQVFAMKIMNKWDMLKRGEVSCFREERDVLVNGDRRWITQLHFAFQDENYLYLVMEYYVGGDLLTLLSKFGERIPAEMARFYLAEIVMAIDSVHQLGYVHRDIKPDNILLDRCGHIRLADFGSCLKLRADGTVRSLVAVGTPDYLSPEILQAVGGGPGAGSYGPECDWWALGVFAYEMFYGQTPFYADSTAETYGKIVHYKEHLSLPLTDAGVPEEARDLIQRLLCPPETRLGRDGAADFRKHPFFFGLNWDSLRDSVPPFTPDFEGATDTCNFDLVEDGLTAMVSGGGETLSDMQEGMPLGVHLPFVGYSYSCMALRDDKVHSPMPMELEAQALPGPLPEPPTQAPCLEPLASRREETAEVAVPEATREAEVTLRELREALEEEVFTRQSLSQELEAIRTANQNFVSRLREAEARNRDLEAHVRQLQERVELLQAEEAAGESRGRGRAGGRGGRTPGAGEGPGLGHAAPPPSCAPPHALRLFLLLPAATGAPAPRATDAPSHMAPRPWLWASARWWGQAPCTAATCCSLPGSLSLAYRRRVPCSCSPLLWLVPPPWAALGWWPAPASSTRPGATREPPPPPEP, encoded by the exons ATGTCAGCCGAGGTGCGGCTTCAGCGGCTCCAGCAGCTGGTCCTGGACCCCGGCTTCCTGGGGCTGGAGCCCCTGCTCGACCTTCTCCTGGGCGTCCACCAGGAGCTGGGCACCTCCGAGCTGGCCCAGGACAAGTATGTGGCCGACTTCTTGAAGTGGG TGGAGCCCATCGCGGCGAGGCTTAAGGAGGCCCGGCTGCGGAGGGATGACTTTGAGATCCTGAAGGTGATCGGACGCGGGGCGTTCAGCGAG GTTGCCGTGGTGAAAATGAAGCAGACGGGGCAGGTGTTTGCCATGAAGATTATGAATAAGTGGGACATGCTGAAGAGGGGCGAG GTGTCGTGCTTTCGAGAAGAGAGGGACGTGTTGGTGAATGGGGACCGGCGCTGGATCACACAGCTACACTTCGCCTTCCAGGACGAGAACTACCTG TACCTGGTGATGGAGTACTACGTGGGCGGGGACCTGCTGACACTGCTGAGCAAGTTCGGGGAGCGGATCCCGGCGGAGATGGCCCGCTTCTACCTGGCAGAGATCGTCATGGCCATAGACTCGGTGCACCAGCTGGGCTATGTGCACAG GGACATCAAGCCAGACAACATCCTCCTGGACCGCTGCGGCCACATTCGCTTGGCTGACTTCGGGTCCTGCCTCAAGTTGCGCGCTGATGGGACG GTGAGATCGCTGGTGGCTGTGGGCACCCCGGACTACCTGTCCCCCGAGATCCTGCAGGCCGTGGGCGGCGGGCCCGGGGCGGGCAGCTACGGGCCGGAGTGTGACTGGTGGGCGCTGGGCGTGTTCGCCTACGAGATGTTCTACGGACAGACGCCCTTCTACGCCGACTCCACCGCGGAGACCTACGGCAAGATCGTGCACTACAAG GAGCACCTGTCGCTGCCACTGACGGACGCGGGTGTCCCCGAGGAGGCTCGCGACCTCATCCAGCGGCTCCTGTGTCCCCCGGAGACGCGGCTGGGCCGGGATGGGGCGGCCGACTTCCGGAAGCACCCCTTTTTCTTTGGCCTTAACTGGGACAGCCTCCGGGACAGCGTGCCCCCCTTCACACCCGATTTCGAGGGGGCCACCGACACATGCAACTTTGATTTGGTGGAGGACGGGCTCACTGCCATGGTGAGCGGGGGCGGG GAGACGCTGTCGGATATGCAGGAAGGCATGCCTCTGGGCGTCCACCTGCCCTTCGTGGGCTACTCCTACTCCTGCATGGCCCTCAG ggACGACAAGGTCCACAGCCCCATGCCCATGGAACTGGAGGCCCAGGCCTTGCCAGGGCCCTTGCCTGAGCCACCCACGCAGGCACCCTGCCTGGAGCCCCTGGCATCCCGCCGGGAGGAGACA GCTGAAGTGGCAGTGCCGGAGGCCACACGGGAGGCGGAGGTGACACTGCGGGAGCTCCGGGAGGCCCTGGAGGAGGAGGTGTTTACCCGGCAGAGCCTGAGCCAGGAGCTGGAGGCCATCCGCACTGCCAACCAGAACTTCGTCAG CCGGCTGCGGGAGGCCGAGGCCCGGAACCGGGACCTGGAGGCGCACGTCCGACAGCTGCAGGAGCGCGTGGAGCTGCTGCAGGCCGAGGAGGCGGCAGGCGAGTCCCGCGGCCGCGGGCGGGCGGGAGGCCGCGGCGGGCGGACACCGGGGGCGGGCGAGGGGCCCGGGCTGGGGCACGCCGCGCCACCGCCCTCCTGCGCCCCTCCACACGCCCTAcgcctctttcttctccttccagcCGCCACGGGGGCCCCTGCACCCCGGGCCACGGATGCACCTTCCCAT ATGGCCCCCCGGCCGTGGCTCTGGGCCAGTGCCCGCTGGTGGGGCCAGGCCCCCTGCACCGCCGCCACCTGCTGCTCCCTGCCAGG GTCCCTAAGCCTGGCTTACCGGAGGCGCGTCCCCTGCTCCTGTTCACCGCTGCTCTGGCTGGTGCCGCCGCCCTGGGCTGCGCTGGGCTGGTGGCCTGCGCCCGCCAGCTCAACCCGGCCTGGCGCCACTCGGGAGCCGCCTCCGCCTCCTGAGCCCTAG
- the DMPK gene encoding myotonin-protein kinase isoform X3: MSAEVRLQRLQQLVLDPGFLGLEPLLDLLLGVHQELGTSELAQDKYVADFLKWVEPIAARLKEARLRRDDFEILKVIGRGAFSEVAVVKMKQTGQVFAMKIMNKWDMLKRGEVSCFREERDVLVNGDRRWITQLHFAFQDENYLYLVMEYYVGGDLLTLLSKFGERIPAEMARFYLAEIVMAIDSVHQLGYVHRDIKPDNILLDRCGHIRLADFGSCLKLRADGTVRSLVAVGTPDYLSPEILQAVGGGPGAGSYGPECDWWALGVFAYEMFYGQTPFYADSTAETYGKIVHYKEHLSLPLTDAGVPEEARDLIQRLLCPPETRLGRDGAADFRKHPFFFGLNWDSLRDSVPPFTPDFEGATDTCNFDLVEDGLTAMETLSDMQEGMPLGVHLPFVGYSYSCMALRDDKVHSPMPMELEAQALPGPLPEPPTQAPCLEPLASRREETAEVAVPEATREAEVTLRELREALEEEVFTRQSLSQELEAIRTANQNFVSRLREAEARNRDLEAHVRQLQERVELLQAEEAAGESRGRGRAGGRGGRTPGAGEGPGLGHAAPPPSCAPPHALRLFLLLPAATGAPAPRATDAPSHMAPRPWLWASARWWGQAPCTAATCCSLPGSLSLAYRRRVPCSCSPLLWLVPPPWAALGWWPAPASSTRPGATREPPPPPEP, translated from the exons ATGTCAGCCGAGGTGCGGCTTCAGCGGCTCCAGCAGCTGGTCCTGGACCCCGGCTTCCTGGGGCTGGAGCCCCTGCTCGACCTTCTCCTGGGCGTCCACCAGGAGCTGGGCACCTCCGAGCTGGCCCAGGACAAGTATGTGGCCGACTTCTTGAAGTGGG TGGAGCCCATCGCGGCGAGGCTTAAGGAGGCCCGGCTGCGGAGGGATGACTTTGAGATCCTGAAGGTGATCGGACGCGGGGCGTTCAGCGAG GTTGCCGTGGTGAAAATGAAGCAGACGGGGCAGGTGTTTGCCATGAAGATTATGAATAAGTGGGACATGCTGAAGAGGGGCGAG GTGTCGTGCTTTCGAGAAGAGAGGGACGTGTTGGTGAATGGGGACCGGCGCTGGATCACACAGCTACACTTCGCCTTCCAGGACGAGAACTACCTG TACCTGGTGATGGAGTACTACGTGGGCGGGGACCTGCTGACACTGCTGAGCAAGTTCGGGGAGCGGATCCCGGCGGAGATGGCCCGCTTCTACCTGGCAGAGATCGTCATGGCCATAGACTCGGTGCACCAGCTGGGCTATGTGCACAG GGACATCAAGCCAGACAACATCCTCCTGGACCGCTGCGGCCACATTCGCTTGGCTGACTTCGGGTCCTGCCTCAAGTTGCGCGCTGATGGGACG GTGAGATCGCTGGTGGCTGTGGGCACCCCGGACTACCTGTCCCCCGAGATCCTGCAGGCCGTGGGCGGCGGGCCCGGGGCGGGCAGCTACGGGCCGGAGTGTGACTGGTGGGCGCTGGGCGTGTTCGCCTACGAGATGTTCTACGGACAGACGCCCTTCTACGCCGACTCCACCGCGGAGACCTACGGCAAGATCGTGCACTACAAG GAGCACCTGTCGCTGCCACTGACGGACGCGGGTGTCCCCGAGGAGGCTCGCGACCTCATCCAGCGGCTCCTGTGTCCCCCGGAGACGCGGCTGGGCCGGGATGGGGCGGCCGACTTCCGGAAGCACCCCTTTTTCTTTGGCCTTAACTGGGACAGCCTCCGGGACAGCGTGCCCCCCTTCACACCCGATTTCGAGGGGGCCACCGACACATGCAACTTTGATTTGGTGGAGGACGGGCTCACTGCCATG GAGACGCTGTCGGATATGCAGGAAGGCATGCCTCTGGGCGTCCACCTGCCCTTCGTGGGCTACTCCTACTCCTGCATGGCCCTCAG ggACGACAAGGTCCACAGCCCCATGCCCATGGAACTGGAGGCCCAGGCCTTGCCAGGGCCCTTGCCTGAGCCACCCACGCAGGCACCCTGCCTGGAGCCCCTGGCATCCCGCCGGGAGGAGACA GCTGAAGTGGCAGTGCCGGAGGCCACACGGGAGGCGGAGGTGACACTGCGGGAGCTCCGGGAGGCCCTGGAGGAGGAGGTGTTTACCCGGCAGAGCCTGAGCCAGGAGCTGGAGGCCATCCGCACTGCCAACCAGAACTTCGTCAG CCGGCTGCGGGAGGCCGAGGCCCGGAACCGGGACCTGGAGGCGCACGTCCGACAGCTGCAGGAGCGCGTGGAGCTGCTGCAGGCCGAGGAGGCGGCAGGCGAGTCCCGCGGCCGCGGGCGGGCGGGAGGCCGCGGCGGGCGGACACCGGGGGCGGGCGAGGGGCCCGGGCTGGGGCACGCCGCGCCACCGCCCTCCTGCGCCCCTCCACACGCCCTAcgcctctttcttctccttccagcCGCCACGGGGGCCCCTGCACCCCGGGCCACGGATGCACCTTCCCAT ATGGCCCCCCGGCCGTGGCTCTGGGCCAGTGCCCGCTGGTGGGGCCAGGCCCCCTGCACCGCCGCCACCTGCTGCTCCCTGCCAGG GTCCCTAAGCCTGGCTTACCGGAGGCGCGTCCCCTGCTCCTGTTCACCGCTGCTCTGGCTGGTGCCGCCGCCCTGGGCTGCGCTGGGCTGGTGGCCTGCGCCCGCCAGCTCAACCCGGCCTGGCGCCACTCGGGAGCCGCCTCCGCCTCCTGAGCCCTAG
- the DMPK gene encoding myotonin-protein kinase isoform X2, whose amino-acid sequence MSAEVRLQRLQQLVLDPGFLGLEPLLDLLLGVHQELGTSELAQDKYVADFLKWVEPIAARLKEARLRRDDFEILKVIGRGAFSEVAVVKMKQTGQVFAMKIMNKWDMLKRGEVSCFREERDVLVNGDRRWITQLHFAFQDENYLYLVMEYYVGGDLLTLLSKFGERIPAEMARFYLAEIVMAIDSVHQLGYVHRDIKPDNILLDRCGHIRLADFGSCLKLRADGTVRSLVAVGTPDYLSPEILQAVGGGPGAGSYGPECDWWALGVFAYEMFYGQTPFYADSTAETYGKIVHYKEHLSLPLTDAGVPEEARDLIQRLLCPPETRLGRDGAADFRKHPFFFGLNWDSLRDSVPPFTPDFEGATDTCNFDLVEDGLTAMVSGGGETLSDMQEGMPLGVHLPFVGYSYSCMALRDDKVHSPMPMELEAQALPGPLPEPPTQAPCLEPLASRREETAEVAVPEATREAEVTLRELREALEEEVFTRQSLSQELEAIRTANQNFVSRLREAEARNRDLEAHVRQLQERVELLQAEEAAGESRGRGRAGGRGGRTPGAGEGPGLGHAAPPPSCAPPHALRLFLLLPAATGAPAPRATDAPSHLDGPPAVALGQCPLVGPGPLHRRHLLLPARVPKPGLPEARPLLLFTAALAGAAALGCAGLVACARQLNPAWRHSGAASAS is encoded by the exons ATGTCAGCCGAGGTGCGGCTTCAGCGGCTCCAGCAGCTGGTCCTGGACCCCGGCTTCCTGGGGCTGGAGCCCCTGCTCGACCTTCTCCTGGGCGTCCACCAGGAGCTGGGCACCTCCGAGCTGGCCCAGGACAAGTATGTGGCCGACTTCTTGAAGTGGG TGGAGCCCATCGCGGCGAGGCTTAAGGAGGCCCGGCTGCGGAGGGATGACTTTGAGATCCTGAAGGTGATCGGACGCGGGGCGTTCAGCGAG GTTGCCGTGGTGAAAATGAAGCAGACGGGGCAGGTGTTTGCCATGAAGATTATGAATAAGTGGGACATGCTGAAGAGGGGCGAG GTGTCGTGCTTTCGAGAAGAGAGGGACGTGTTGGTGAATGGGGACCGGCGCTGGATCACACAGCTACACTTCGCCTTCCAGGACGAGAACTACCTG TACCTGGTGATGGAGTACTACGTGGGCGGGGACCTGCTGACACTGCTGAGCAAGTTCGGGGAGCGGATCCCGGCGGAGATGGCCCGCTTCTACCTGGCAGAGATCGTCATGGCCATAGACTCGGTGCACCAGCTGGGCTATGTGCACAG GGACATCAAGCCAGACAACATCCTCCTGGACCGCTGCGGCCACATTCGCTTGGCTGACTTCGGGTCCTGCCTCAAGTTGCGCGCTGATGGGACG GTGAGATCGCTGGTGGCTGTGGGCACCCCGGACTACCTGTCCCCCGAGATCCTGCAGGCCGTGGGCGGCGGGCCCGGGGCGGGCAGCTACGGGCCGGAGTGTGACTGGTGGGCGCTGGGCGTGTTCGCCTACGAGATGTTCTACGGACAGACGCCCTTCTACGCCGACTCCACCGCGGAGACCTACGGCAAGATCGTGCACTACAAG GAGCACCTGTCGCTGCCACTGACGGACGCGGGTGTCCCCGAGGAGGCTCGCGACCTCATCCAGCGGCTCCTGTGTCCCCCGGAGACGCGGCTGGGCCGGGATGGGGCGGCCGACTTCCGGAAGCACCCCTTTTTCTTTGGCCTTAACTGGGACAGCCTCCGGGACAGCGTGCCCCCCTTCACACCCGATTTCGAGGGGGCCACCGACACATGCAACTTTGATTTGGTGGAGGACGGGCTCACTGCCATGGTGAGCGGGGGCGGG GAGACGCTGTCGGATATGCAGGAAGGCATGCCTCTGGGCGTCCACCTGCCCTTCGTGGGCTACTCCTACTCCTGCATGGCCCTCAG ggACGACAAGGTCCACAGCCCCATGCCCATGGAACTGGAGGCCCAGGCCTTGCCAGGGCCCTTGCCTGAGCCACCCACGCAGGCACCCTGCCTGGAGCCCCTGGCATCCCGCCGGGAGGAGACA GCTGAAGTGGCAGTGCCGGAGGCCACACGGGAGGCGGAGGTGACACTGCGGGAGCTCCGGGAGGCCCTGGAGGAGGAGGTGTTTACCCGGCAGAGCCTGAGCCAGGAGCTGGAGGCCATCCGCACTGCCAACCAGAACTTCGTCAG CCGGCTGCGGGAGGCCGAGGCCCGGAACCGGGACCTGGAGGCGCACGTCCGACAGCTGCAGGAGCGCGTGGAGCTGCTGCAGGCCGAGGAGGCGGCAGGCGAGTCCCGCGGCCGCGGGCGGGCGGGAGGCCGCGGCGGGCGGACACCGGGGGCGGGCGAGGGGCCCGGGCTGGGGCACGCCGCGCCACCGCCCTCCTGCGCCCCTCCACACGCCCTAcgcctctttcttctccttccagcCGCCACGGGGGCCCCTGCACCCCGGGCCACGGATGCACCTTCCCAT ctaGATGGCCCCCCGGCCGTGGCTCTGGGCCAGTGCCCGCTGGTGGGGCCAGGCCCCCTGCACCGCCGCCACCTGCTGCTCCCTGCCAGG GTCCCTAAGCCTGGCTTACCGGAGGCGCGTCCCCTGCTCCTGTTCACCGCTGCTCTGGCTGGTGCCGCCGCCCTGGGCTGCGCTGGGCTGGTGGCCTGCGCCCGCCAGCTCAACCCGGCCTGGCGCCACTCGGGAGCCGCCTCCGCCTCCTGA